The nucleotide window CCCCTGTCGATCACCCGCGTTTCCGCAGGTGGGACAGGGGGCGAACAGGTTTGCGGGGACTGGTAGGTCAGTCATACCGGCGTCAACGTCCGATGAGTTATCCACAGATCGTCGTTCGTTTTCGCTTTGTTTTCCCCACTGTGGAAAACACCTGTGGATAACTCGGTGGATAGCTCTGGGGAGAGCTGGTCTCACCGGGCGGAGACTGCTACTTCCACTGTGTGGAGACGCCGAATCCCGCCGCGATGAAGCCGAAGCCGACCACGATGTTCCAGTTGCCCAACGCGTCGATCGGCAGCGAACCGTCCGTCACATAGAAGAGGACGATCCAGGCGAGACCGATCAGGAACATGGCCAGCATGACGGGGGCGACCCAGCCGCGGCTGTTCAGCTTGATAGCAGTGGCCTGCTTGGAGGGCGGCGGCGTGTAGTCGGCCTTCTTGCGGATACGTGACTTCGGCACGAGGGTCTCTCCTGTCGATGCGCTGCGTGGCCGCGCAGGGAACTGGGGCGGAGCTCCGGGGC belongs to Streptomyces graminofaciens and includes:
- the crgA gene encoding cell division protein CrgA, whose protein sequence is MPKSRIRKKADYTPPPSKQATAIKLNSRGWVAPVMLAMFLIGLAWIVLFYVTDGSLPIDALGNWNIVVGFGFIAAGFGVSTQWK